The genomic interval GATAGCCTTTGGGCTGGTAAGCATCCAGGAACTGACGAGAGCACTGACGGCACAAGTAGTTCTGCTGCTGTTGACGGCGACCGTTTTTGACGACGTGAGTGGATTGACAGTCTGGACATTGCATCAGGAGACCCTCAACGCTGCATCATATTACTATTGTGCAACGCCTTAATTGAGCTATGAGGGACATGGACTGATAGTTGAATCGATAGGATCAGTCCATCCTCATTTTCCTCTAACCACTTTGAAACCACCCTGCATCCACTAGCAGTAATGCGGGCAGCAAGGGTTATCGAGATTTTAGAAAGTTACCGTAGGAAGGGATGGCGTGGTCCCCAGCGTTGGGCATTTGTGCTCTCTCAGATCGATGCGCGGCGATCGCTCGATAAGCAGTTTGCTCCTCAGCTCGCTCAGCGGTATCCCGATACTCCGCGTTTTACCATCCATCAAGACACCACCCTCTCACTTGCAGCTGCTAGTCGTGGAGCATCTGAGCTATCGTTATTGGCTCAGTGGATTATTGATCCAACTAAGGTTTTGGAGGGCACCGATGCCTCCTAGAAAAAAGGCCAAGACAGATGTGTGGGGTGCTGCTCAAGATGCTGCTATACGGCTGCATGGGCAAGATGTGCAGGTTTCTGAGCAAGTTGAGCGTGAGCGAGCGCAGCGTACTGCCCTGTCTCTTGAGCAAATTCAAGATCGCGCCTCCGATACTCGGCAGCTACGCCAGGACCATGTTGAACAGCTAGCTGAATCGATTGCTGTACTTGGGTTACTAGAGCCTTTGGTTGTAGATAACCAGGGGCGTTTGCTGGCTGGTGGTCATCGTAAAGCAGCTATCTTTCACGTCAAGGAAAGCCAGTCAAAGGCTTATCAGCAGAATTTTCCAGACGATATTGTTCCAGTGCGAATGCTGGCTTTCAACGCTGATGACGATCCAGAAAAAGCGCTTCAAGTTGAGATCAGCGAGAACGAAAAGCGCCGAGACTATAACCCTGCTGAGGTTCGGGCATTAGCCGATCGCCCTCGTTCTGCTGGCTATGCAGACACCCCAGGTAGACGAAGTAAGGATGAAAAGCGTCTTAGACCAGCCTTGGAGATCATCATTGGTAAAAGCCTGAGAAGTGTACGGCGTTATTTAACTGAGGAAAAAACTGCTCTGCGACGGGCAAAAGTAGCTCTGGAGCAGTGGATAGCTGCTGTAGAAAATGAGGAGACTACAGCAGTAGAAAGGCAGTTAAGCAAAAAATTGCCTAGTTTGCTCACATTGATAGACAAGGCGGTTAAGAACAGCTAAATGTACTTAAGCTTCTCATTTTATCTATGGTGATTAAAATCACTCCAACAAGGGGATACTGGCTCTATTATTTTTAAGACAATACGGAATTCTGTAGGTCGGGATTAACGACCTATTTATTCATATTAAGTTGAGAATTAAATAAGCTGAATACAACCTAAATCAGCCTTTCTTTTGTAGAGGAGGAAATTTTTGGGATTTTCTACTAAGTATTAGTAGCTACCTAGAGCTACTAATACTTAGTAGAAAATTTGATAGTTCAGAGAGTATTAAAAAATAAAAAAACAGCGGCTCTATATGTACTTGCATTTCTCTCAGCAGTCACTTTTATTCGAATAGATTATGCTAATGCTCAGAATATTGGTGATCTAATAAAGCTAGGATGTGGAAAAATGCCACCACTTTAGCCTCTAGATCTCAAAACGTTACTTATCAAGGAAAGACTGTAACGCTATCTCTTGAGATGCGAGCATCTAGACAATTCCAAGCTAGATGGGTTCGAGCATTTGTTCCTAAAGATACTCAGCTCTATTTCAAAGATAAACGTGGGAATAAGTATGTTAGCTATACGGCACAAGTGCATGGACAGAACTATACTGATGCTGGGATATATAGCCATCACGATTTAGAGAACCAGTGCCTAGATTCACCAATGCTAAACCTGAAGTTAAATTTATTAACAAGCTAGAGGAGAAATACATGGAAATCAGTCTGTGTCAGGTTATAAAAAATGAATGAGGACATTCACCTTAGCCTCCACAGCCTCTTCCGCAATCCATATAACTTCTTATCCACACTTATTGCTCAATAGGAACAGCAGCGAGTTTGGTACCTCTGGTTCACATTGTTATGTGCTCATTCCCTCATTCTTTAAGCTGTAAAATTTATGGATTTCAACACCCCTCTCTCTGCCAATCGTGAATTAACTACTACAACTGCTCTGAATTTTTTTCCTCATGCCGCTTCACCCCTAGATACTTCCGTACAAAACACAATTCGGTTGGACGGACACAGCAGCCTAAATAGTCTGGATCAGGCAATACAAGAGGCAGCAGCTTACCTGCAATCCTTTGCAACCAGTGCTAACTTCTCGAATGTACTTGATATCGCATTTGGTGGCATTTTTGATGTGAGGCGGGCGATCGACTTTGCTCAAAGCTGGACAGATCAAGACTTCAGCCAACTTCCCCAAATCGAGATTATTTCAGGAACAGACATTGCTGGAGCAAATGGAGCTTTTGCCGTCGAGACGAACAGAATTTACCTGTCCGCAGACTTTCTCATCCAAAATGCCAGCAATCTAGATGCTATTACGGGCACTGTTTTAGAAGAAGTCGGACACTTTGTAGACTCCCGTCTCAACAAGATCGACTCTTCCGGTGATGAAGGTGATATCTTCTCTCGTCTCGTTCGCGGTCAGGACATTTCTGCCGGTGAACTGGTGCCACTTAAGGCTGAAGTTGACCACGGGTTTATTACCCTAAATGGTCAACTCACTGCTGTAGAATTAGCTTCTCCATCTGATTTTGGAATTAATTTTAATTCTGCTAGTTATAGCAGAGATTCCAACAAGTTTGTAGCAGCAAATGACACAGGTGGAACATACCTTTGGTGTACAGATTTTGCTTTTGGTCGTGCTCTAGAAAAAGGTTTAATTCAGCAGTATAGCGGTATTGGTGGAAAGATTTCAGGCAATGCTGGAGTTTGGGACGATCAAGCAGGTTCTTGGAGTATACAGGCAAGAGAAAATAGTTTTGTTGTATGGGATGCTAACCAGGGGGGTGCAGGTAGTGTTGGGCATGTCGCTTTCGTTGAAAGGGTAAACAGTGATGGTTCCTTCGTAGTTTCTGAAGCGAACTGGGGTAGTGCCCAAATGTCTTTTAACTCTCGTACTATCAGTTCAGGAACCAGTGCATTCAATACTGCTAAATTTATTTATCTGGGAAGCGCTCCAAACGACAATGAGGCGTTGATCCGTCAACTTTATCAAGATATTCACAATCGTGAACCGGATGCAGAGGGGTTGCAGTACTGGGTGGGACAAATGGCCTCTGGAATAACACTTTCCCAGGTGCGAACTGCCTTTGCAAATAGTCCAGAAGCCAGAAATAATATCAATACTGCTTACCGCAACATTTTGCTGCGTGATGCTGAACCTGATGGGTTACAGTACCATACAAACCTCCTTTCAAGCGGCGCAACGTTACGCGGACTTTATGAAGGTATTTCGTTAAGCCAGGAGGCGAGATCTCAGTTTTGGGTCACTCAATACTTCAACAATACTGACCGTACAGGCTCTCCTGTTTTTGCACAGAGCTTTGGACGTACTAATACAGGATTTGATCGCAATTGGGGAACTGGTTCCCCGTCAAGCTGGGTAGATACGGACAATTTTTCTGCTCGTATCTTTGGGCAAGTTTCTTTTGGTGCAGGTCTACAAGAAATCGGTGTGCAGGCAGATGATGGTGTCAGGGTAAGGGTAGGTGGACAAACAGTTATTGATCGTCTTGTTGATCAGCCTTTCGTTCTAAACACCGGAACCTTTAATGCTGGTAATGGCGGCACTTTCAATGTTGAAATTGAATACTACGAGAGAGGCGGTGCAGCTGCATTAAACTTCAGTTCTATACCTCTTACTCCACCTGATTATTCAGGCAATACTCTTGCTGATGCCAGGGTAATTAATGTTGCTACAAATACGAACACCTATCAAGATTGGGTTGGTTCTTTAGACACCAATGACTACTACCGTTTTAACCTCAGCAGTACCAGCAACTTTAACTTGAACTTGAATGGACTATCTGCGGATGCAGACATACATTTGTTGGATGCCAATGGCAATACTTTACAAGGTTCTGCTAACAGTGCTACTAATGACGAAAATATTGTGCGTCAACTGAATGCTGGTACTTACTATGTCCAAGTTTTTCAGTTTAATGGCAACACCAACTACAACCTCAGTCTTTCAGCAACGCCTGTTGATCTAGATGGTACAGTGAACACTGCTCAAAACATTGGTGCCTTATATGGTAGTCGCACCTTTACCGATCAGGTAGGAACTTCGGATACCAATGACTACTATCGCTTTGATCTGAGCCACATCAGTAATTTACGCCTGAACTTAACCGGATTAAGCGCTGATGCTGATCTCGAAGTCTTAAATAATGCTGGGGCTGTCATTGGTAGCTCCAGATCCGGTGGAACCACTACGGAATTCATTAATTTAAACAATTTGGGATCAGGAACTTACTACGCGCGAGTTTATCGCTATTCTGGTGAAACCGCCTATACGCTTAATTTGGGAGGAGGAATTCCCGACTGGTATCAAACAAGCATAGGTACAACCAATGGAGGAGAACAACGTCATGTGACTGTTGAACGTGTTAATAGTCCCGGCTTTATCGAAAATAAACCGACTTGGTTAGTCATTCATGGATGGGACGGTCAAGCAAACGACTTTCGGGAACTAGCAGGTGCAATTGAAGAGTATGACGGGCATTCGGGAGGAGGTGACTACCAAGTTTTGACGGTTGATTGGGATGCAGCAAGAACAGGAAAAGCTGCTTTGAACGCTGCTGCGACATGGATTGATACTGTGGCAGAAGTTGCTGTAAATACGATTAGGTCTTGGGGAATTTCAGCATCCAATATTAATCTTGTAGGTCATAGCCTAGGCGCTTATGTTTCCTATGAAATTTCTGAACGACTTGGAGGAATCAACAATCTTGTAGCCTTAAATCCAGCTACAACTACCTTTGGGGGGTATGATCACTCCCAAGTGAGTTTCAGTCGGTATTCCAATTGGTCTTGGGCATTCTGGAACAACAACGCAACTGATAGTGGTAACGCTAGCCTCACAGCTGATGAATCGTTTGTACTAGACCTTCCCTTTGCAAATGCTAACGAAGGGCATGGAGGAGCAAAAATTCTCTGGACAAATATGTTGAAGGACAAAAATGGATCTGTCAGCCAATACTTTGGTTTGGAAGATATGAAAGCTTCAGCATATAAACCTTGGGGAAATAAGTCATCTGGTTGGGAAGCCAGAATCCGTGCAGAGGACAACAGGGCAGGATGGGGAGACCCAAACTGGGTAGCAACGGGTTGGAGTGAACCTGGCTGGATCAATATTGGATAATGTGACTAGCAACCTAAATGAGTTCACCAAAATCAATTCTGCCCTTGTATAGCATTTGAGAAATTTTGCTCGCTAATTGCTAGAAGTCTTATCCAGTGAGGCTTCTAGCAATTAGTTTGATTTAATGCTTAATGAATTTAACTGTCCCATTTTGTATCGTAAGTGAGACAGTTCAAGCTATTAGTCGCCAAAGTAAGATGATTGCTGAAAGCTTAAAGGCGTAAAGGTAACGAAGCTGCATCCAAACGCTACATGATGCTTGAAACTCCTGCTAGATAAGGATTTCAGAAAAAATTTTGTGATTTAGCTAAAACATCCCGAAAAATAGCTATTTACGGGCAAGTTGAAATTTTTCAGTTTTTTTAGCTGGATCACTTACTATCCAAGCATCTCAGAGGTTGCGTGGCGTTTGGATGCAGCTTCGCTACCTTTACGCCAAATAGGCCCGGATGACAACCACATAGACCGCTCTGAGATCGCTTGTTATTTCCACCTCTAAACTGAGATCGCGTCAAACAAGCCCCTTAAAGAAAAGACACTAGGACTGTCTACTAATAGCTATAGAGACGCCTAGTGCCGGGTCCAATTAAATTTCAACAACCTCAACTCTACATGAAAGCTAAAGAGTCCGGCTGTGCTCAAACCACAGCTGCTGCGAAGGCGGGCATTTCTGTGCGCACCGCTCGTCGCATCGATAAAGGCGAGCACCGACCGCTGAGATGGGGCTGTCTGACTTCACTCAGCTCAAGGGTGTCACCATTACTGTGAAAGGTCATCCCTTCGCGCATCTGTTGTACCACTACCGCCTCGCCTTTAGCGGTTGGCAATACGTACAGGTTGTTCAAGGCGGAGAGAGCTTTGTCGGTTTGTCCAATGGCTTGCAAAATGCTCTGGCTGCTTGTGACGGTGCTCCTCAGACTCATCGCACCGATAGTCTCAGTGCCGCTTATCGCAATACGGGTGGGCGCAACCCCAAGCTCACCCGGATGTATGAAGAGGTTTGTGCTCACTATCGCTTGCAACCGACGCGCAACAACCTCGGAGTCGCCCATGAGAATGGTTCGATAGAGGCATCTCATGGTCATTTCAAGCGTCGCTTGTGCCAAGCTCTCTACCGTCGGGGCAGCTTTGAGTTTGCCTCCGTTGCGGCTTATCAAGCTTTCATCGAGCAGGTCATCGCCACGCTCAATGCCAAGCAGGCTCAGAAGTTCGCTGAAGAACAACCTTTTCTCCAACCCTTGCCTCGCTACCGCTACCCAGACTACGAAGTCCTCAGCGCTCGGGTCAGTTGCCACAGCACCCTCAGCGTTCGCTGCATCCTCTACACGGTGCCTTCGCGCTTGGTCGGGCAGCGCCTCACCTTGCATCTCTACCATGACCGTCTCCTCGGCTTCATCGGCACGACTCCAGTGCTGGAGTTACCCCGAGTCCATGTGGCGGGTCACGAGAAGATCCGCCGAGCCCGCTGCGTCAACTATCGTCATGTGATTGATAGTCTCCGTCGTAAGCCCAGAGCCTTCTTGTACTGTCAGTGGCAGCAGGAGTTGTTGCCCAATGACGAGTGGCGAACCCTGTGGCAGCAGCTCAAAGAAACCTTTGAACCGGATCAGGCGGCTCGTCTAATCGTTGAAGCCCTTTATCTGGCTGCCACTCATGACAAAGAAGCGGCAGTCGCCGCCTTTGTCCAAGCTCAACTCCGGGAAGGACAGCTGAGTTTGGCGAATTTACAGCAACAGTTTCAAACCCTACTAGACTCTCCTATGCTCTCCTCGGTTCAGTCCGTCCAACACTGCCTATCCTCCTATGACCAACTCCTCTCCTCTGCCCCAACCGACCTCTTACCAGAGCCTGAACCTAATGCTCAAACGCCTCAAGCTGAGCCACTTCCTCGCCGAGTGGCCAGCCATAGAACAGAGGGCAACTCAAAAGCACTGGTCCTATGCTCAGTTCCTCCTGGCCCTAGCCGAGGGCGAAGCCAACCGCCGCGACCAAGCTCGGATCACTCGCGCGCTGAGCGAGGCGCACTTGCCTTACGGAAAGTCCTGGACCAACTTTGAGTTTGCCCATCTACCCAGCCTCAAGCCTACTGTGTTGATGCCCTTCATCGAGGACAGCACTTGGCTGAATCGGGCTGAGAATCTGCTGTTGTTTGGACCTTCTGGTGTCGAAAAGACCCATCTCAGTGCATCGGTCGGCCAAGCGATGGTCTCTTTCGGCAAACGGGTCAAGTTTCTCCCGGCTTCCACCCTCGTGCAACAGTTGCAGCAGGCCAAGTTGCAACTCCAACTAGCGACTGTGCTCAGTAAGCTCGACCGCTATGAGTTACTCATTATTGATGACTTGGGCTATGTCAAAAAGACAGAAATGGAAACGTCAGTGTTGTTTGAACTCATTGCCCACCGCTATGAGCGTAGGAGCTTGCTGATTACGGCCAATCAGCCCTTCAGTCAGTGGGATAGCATCTTCTCTGATTCCATGATGACGGTCGCTGCCATTGATCGCTTGGTGCATCACGCGACAATTATCGAATTGCAAGCAGAGAGTTTCCGCAAGCAGGCTGCTTTAGCCCGTTCTCAGTCTCCTAAAATCTGACTGTAGTTGTCATTTCTCTCGTCTCGCGATCTACTTCTGTTTTCTTATCTTGATCTGCTTCCTTGTTTGGGAGAAATTTCATTCAAAAAGGGCCTATGTAGTTGACATCTAACAGACACCTTTGATCTCGGTAAAGTCGGATAAGCCCATCATCCCTGGCTCATGCCGTAACTCAAACATTACCTCTGGTGCGGGTCCGTGCAGGGCTTTCCAGGTTTGCACTCGTCTCTGTAGGGTTCGCAACACCTGAGGATATTCGCCCGGATAGGTGTCCTGCAAATACTCGAACAAGGTCATGGGTTTGAGTCGCGGTTCTCGCCTGAGCATTGGCTCGAGTTCCCGTTCCCACACACCGGCTAAGGGGTCTCGCGTCTGAGATGATTCACGCACACTACCGCGATTAGGACGATGGGTGCCGGCATCAATGCGTTGCCCAGTTCGGGGTGAGATCTCGGCAATAGAAGCAACCTCGGCTTGGCTCAAGCCGAGGTTGCGAGCGTTCATATAAGCTCTTTTTTGGTATAAGTGAATTGCTTTTGTCGGCACTAGTCTGTCTCGCTTGAGAGGGCTAGTGCCTTTTTTATCGAAAGACGGGTCACCGAGTCGTGAGGTTGTCGTGACCTCGTCTATATCAGTGTCGTCTAATATGGGACCAAGGAATTAAGTAAAACTTATCAATTAACGACAGAATCAGGGTTACAGCTCTTTTGAAAGGGAAGCGATTGATAAGCTGGGATTAACTCTGTCTTCTCATTTGGATGTAACAACGGCGTAGCAATGCTTTGCGCCTTCTACCTGAAGAAAATAGAATTAATTCAGGTAAAAACGAGGTGGGTGGAATGAAGGTAGACGGCCACGGCCAAGCCAAGGTATTAACCCCCGGCGAAATTGCAAAATTGTTTGAGGCACTGGAAGGCGATCGCGCCCTCTTTGGCATCTGCCTCTATAGAACCCATTTGAGATCTCAAGGAGAGGCTGCAAGCCGCTTGAGCACTAGCCTGACACAGCAGAGGTTAATCTTATGTTGCATGAGACAGAGTTCGCTCAAAGCTCTTTACTAGACTTTTACAACGCTCCATCCAAGCATTGGAGCGTTCTATCACCCATCGAGCCACCGCAGGCACTTCGCCACTGAATGCACGTGCCAGTAGACAGTTGAGTAGGGAGGCAAGTATGAAGGCAAGTCTTCCCAGTTACA from Trichocoleus sp. FACHB-46 carries:
- a CDS encoding IS1 family transposase, whose protein sequence is MQCPDCQSTHVVKNGRRQQQQNYLCRQCSRQFLDAYQPKGY
- a CDS encoding ParB/RepB/Spo0J family partition protein, which produces MPPRKKAKTDVWGAAQDAAIRLHGQDVQVSEQVERERAQRTALSLEQIQDRASDTRQLRQDHVEQLAESIAVLGLLEPLVVDNQGRLLAGGHRKAAIFHVKESQSKAYQQNFPDDIVPVRMLAFNADDDPEKALQVEISENEKRRDYNPAEVRALADRPRSAGYADTPGRRSKDEKRLRPALEIIIGKSLRSVRRYLTEEKTALRRAKVALEQWIAAVENEETTAVERQLSKKLPSLLTLIDKAVKNS
- a CDS encoding pre-peptidase C-terminal domain-containing protein, with protein sequence MDFNTPLSANRELTTTTALNFFPHAASPLDTSVQNTIRLDGHSSLNSLDQAIQEAAAYLQSFATSANFSNVLDIAFGGIFDVRRAIDFAQSWTDQDFSQLPQIEIISGTDIAGANGAFAVETNRIYLSADFLIQNASNLDAITGTVLEEVGHFVDSRLNKIDSSGDEGDIFSRLVRGQDISAGELVPLKAEVDHGFITLNGQLTAVELASPSDFGINFNSASYSRDSNKFVAANDTGGTYLWCTDFAFGRALEKGLIQQYSGIGGKISGNAGVWDDQAGSWSIQARENSFVVWDANQGGAGSVGHVAFVERVNSDGSFVVSEANWGSAQMSFNSRTISSGTSAFNTAKFIYLGSAPNDNEALIRQLYQDIHNREPDAEGLQYWVGQMASGITLSQVRTAFANSPEARNNINTAYRNILLRDAEPDGLQYHTNLLSSGATLRGLYEGISLSQEARSQFWVTQYFNNTDRTGSPVFAQSFGRTNTGFDRNWGTGSPSSWVDTDNFSARIFGQVSFGAGLQEIGVQADDGVRVRVGGQTVIDRLVDQPFVLNTGTFNAGNGGTFNVEIEYYERGGAAALNFSSIPLTPPDYSGNTLADARVINVATNTNTYQDWVGSLDTNDYYRFNLSSTSNFNLNLNGLSADADIHLLDANGNTLQGSANSATNDENIVRQLNAGTYYVQVFQFNGNTNYNLSLSATPVDLDGTVNTAQNIGALYGSRTFTDQVGTSDTNDYYRFDLSHISNLRLNLTGLSADADLEVLNNAGAVIGSSRSGGTTTEFINLNNLGSGTYYARVYRYSGETAYTLNLGGGIPDWYQTSIGTTNGGEQRHVTVERVNSPGFIENKPTWLVIHGWDGQANDFRELAGAIEEYDGHSGGGDYQVLTVDWDAARTGKAALNAAATWIDTVAEVAVNTIRSWGISASNINLVGHSLGAYVSYEISERLGGINNLVALNPATTTFGGYDHSQVSFSRYSNWSWAFWNNNATDSGNASLTADESFVLDLPFANANEGHGGAKILWTNMLKDKNGSVSQYFGLEDMKASAYKPWGNKSSGWEARIRAEDNRAGWGDPNWVATGWSEPGWINIG
- the istB gene encoding IS21-like element helper ATPase IstB, which produces MLKRLKLSHFLAEWPAIEQRATQKHWSYAQFLLALAEGEANRRDQARITRALSEAHLPYGKSWTNFEFAHLPSLKPTVLMPFIEDSTWLNRAENLLLFGPSGVEKTHLSASVGQAMVSFGKRVKFLPASTLVQQLQQAKLQLQLATVLSKLDRYELLIIDDLGYVKKTEMETSVLFELIAHRYERRSLLITANQPFSQWDSIFSDSMMTVAAIDRLVHHATIIELQAESFRKQAALARSQSPKI